Below is a genomic region from Sinorhizobium meliloti.
GGGCCGGATGGCATTCTCGGCGGCGTCATTCTTTCCGAGCAGCAATGGCGGCAGGATTTCGATCGTGTCGAGCAAAAGCTGCTTCTGCCGCTGCGTCCGGTCGGCGATATCGTCAGCGTGATCTGGAAAGACGAAGACGGCGCGGAGTCGACCATCGGCGACACGAATTATGCGCTGCTGACCGACGCGGCTGGCCGATCTTATGTCCGCTTCCACGATTCCTATGAACTGCCGAACTATCTCTATGAGGTCGCCGGGGCGTCGGTCGAGTTTGCCGCTGGCTATGAGACCGTCCCGGCCGACATCAAGACTGCCATCATTGTCCGCGTGCAATTGCAATATGACGAGGTGGCCTCGGCGAATGGCCAGAACCTTGAGCGGGTCGAGGCGAATCTGATCCGCAAATATCGCCGACCGGGGATCGCATGATGGCTATCGCGGCCGGCGACCTGCGCGAAAAAATCACCATCGAGCGCGCCAGCTACGTGCCCAACGAATTCAACGAGCCGGTTGAAACATGGGCGCCCTATATCAGCCGCCGCGCCCGGCGCGAGGATTCGGGATCGGGCGAGAAAGAGGCGGCCGGGCAGGTTGGCGCCTTCCTGATGGCGCGCTTTGCGATCCGCCGCGACGCCCTTGTCGATGGCATCAAGCCCGCCGACCGCATCTCCTATGACGGTGCCCATTGGAACATCAAGGAGATGAAGCAACTCCGCGACAATACGCGCTTCCTCGAAATTACAGCGGTAAAGGACTTAGGTTGATGGCCGGCGTCCGGGTCTCAATCGAAGGGCTGAAACAGCTTGACCAAGCCCTGGCGGAACTGCCGAAAGCGACCGGCAAGGCGGTTTTGCGCCGCACGCTGATCAAGGCCGGCGAGCCGCTGGCCGATGATATGCGCGCCGAGGCGCCCGACGATCCGGCAACCGGCGGCAACGATCTGCGAAGCTCCATCGGCGTCGGAACCAAGCTGTCCAAGCGGCAGGCGAAACTGCATCGCAAGGAGTTCAAGAACGACAAGGCAAGCGCCGAGGTTTTCGTCGGCGCCGGGCCGGTGCCGCACGCGCATCTGCAAGAATTCGGCACCTCCCGCCATGGGCCGCAGCCTTTCGCGCGCCCCGCTTGGGATGCCGGCAAAAATCAGGTCCTCGACACCATCAAGGACGAACTCGCCGTCCAGATCACCAAGGCGGCGCAGCGGCTTGCGCGTAAGGCGGCAAGGCTGGCGGCAAAGGGCTAAATCCGAAATGGAAGAAGCGATTACGGCGCTCCTGTCCGGCGTGGCAGGCGGGCGGCGGTTCTGGACGCGCGCGCCCCAAAAGCAGGCGGACGGCTCGGCCATGCCGCGCCCCTATGTCGTGCTGTTCCGCATCGATGGCGTGCCCTCCTACCACTATCGGGGCCGCGACCTGATCTCATCGCGCATTCAGGCGAATTGCTACAGCGACACATTCACGTCCGCCAAGCAGACGGCCCGCGCCCTGATCGCCGCCGTAGAGGGCCATAGCGCCGGGATCATTCAGGGAATTTTCATCGAGGACGCCGGTCGGGATGTGACCGCCTCCGACCCCGGCGAGGTCACGCCGCTGTTCGCGATCGCCGTGGAATTCACGGTCATTCACTCCGCCTAACCCACCCCCAAGGAGCGCCGTCATGGTTACTGCCGCTGCAATCGGCTGGTCCACTACCTATGAGATTTGGGATGCCAGCCTTACCACTCCCGCCTTCGCGTTTGTCGCGGAGGTCAATTCCGTCACGCCCGGCGCCGCCGAGGTCGATCGCATCGACGCCACGCATATGCAAAGCCCGAACCGGCGCCGCGAATATATCGCCGGCCTGATCGACAACGGCGAGGCATCTTTCGAGATGAATTTCGTACCCGGCAGCGCAAGTGACGTGCTGATCAGGGGCCTCCTCGATAGCGGCGCCTCGGTCCAGCACCGCATCACTTTCCCGAATGGCCACCGCGTCACCTATAACGCGGTCATCACCGGCTACGAGAAAGAAATCCCGGTCGATGACAAGATGACCGCGACCGTGACCGTGGCGGTATCCGGGGCCGAAACTTGGGATGAGGCACCCTGATCATGGCAAATCCACACCGTGGCTCCGTCGCGTTCAACGTCGGCGACCGGGCCTATACCCTATCGTTCTCGATCAACGCGATTTGCGAGCTTGAGGAGCTTCTCGGCCAGCCGGTCCCGCAGATCGCCGCCACCCTCAACAAGCCCGAGGACATCCGCATGACGACCGTCCGCGCGCTGATCTGGGCGGCGCTGCGCGACTATCATGAGGAAGTCGATCTGAAAGAGGCGGGCGCCATCGCCAGCGAGGCCGGCATGCCGGCGGTTATGGAGGCGATTGGCCGCGCCTTTCAGCTTGCCTTCCCGGAGGCGGCGGACAACGCAAACCCTCGGAAAGCCCCGGCGCGGAAACCGGGGCGGGCGGCCTGAATCCGGTCGATCTGTTGCGGACATGGGTCGAAAGCGGTCAGGACCCCGCGCGGTTCTGGCGGCTTACCGTCCGGGAAATCACCGTCATCCTTGAGGGCTGCGCTAATCGCCTGAAACGCCAGCATAACGAGCGGGCGTGGCTGGCTTGGCATATCGAGGCGCTCGCCCGCCAGACCCGACTCCCGAAACTGAAAACGCTTCTCCACGGCGCGCCCGCCGGCAAGCGCCGCATGTCGCCCGAGGAAATCGAGGCGGTGGCGCGCACGTGGCTCGCCTCAAGGCAGAGGAAAAATCATGACATCAGCGGTCATCGGCGCCCTCCGGGTGAATCTCGGACTCGATAGCGCCGCCTTTCAGGATGGATTGAAAAAGGCGCAGTCCGGGCTATCGCGCTTCGGCTCGATGGCAAAGACTGGGCTCATAGCTGGCGCCGCAGCAGCCGCCGCCGGCTTGGCCGCTTTCGGCGTTTCGGTGAAGGGAGCGATCGACGCCGCCGACGACATGTCGAAAATGGCTCAGAAGATCGGCATTCCGATCGAGGAGCTATCGCGGCTGAAATACGTCGCCGATCTATCGGGCGTCTCGATGCAGACGCTTGCCACCGGGGTTCGCAAGCTCTCCGTTAATATGACGGACGCGCTGGCCAAGCCCACCAGCGAGGTCGCGGCGGCCTTCCAGAAGCTCGGCATTGAATTGACCAACGCTGACGGCTCGATGCGGTCGTCGCAAGATATCCTCGTCCAGCTGTCCGACAAATTCGCGGCCATGCCTGATGCCGCGGAAAAAACGGCGCTGGCGATGAAGCTGCTTGGCAAATCCGGCGCCGAAATGATCCCGCTGCTGAATGGCGGCTCGGCGGCCTTGAGCCAGATGATGGCCGAGGCCGACTCCTTCGGGCAGGTTTTCACGAAGGAAATGGGCGCCAACGCCGAGGCCTTCAATGACAATATCTCGCGGCTGACCGGCGTCATCGGCAATCTCGCGGCGCGGGTGGCGACCCAACTCCTGCCGCATATGGTGGCCTTCTCCGAATGGCTCGTCCAGAACGCCCCGGCAATCGCCAACTTCGCCGTCAAGATGGTGGAATTCGGCGCGGGCGTCGCTGAACTCGGGATGGCAATCGGAAAGCTCGGGCAGGATATTTATGCGCTGGTGACCGGTGCATGGGCGGAATTCGAGGCGGCTTGGAACCGCATCATCGAGAAGCGCAATCAGCTTGTCGCCGCGATGCAGTCGTTCGGGCAGGAGGTCATTGCGGCCTTCATGGCGCTGCCCGCGCGCATGGCGGAAGTCGGCGGGCAGATCATTGATGGGCTCTGGAATGCCATCAAAGCACGGTGGGAGGTGGTCAAGGCCGGCCTCGCCGCGTTCGGGCACGAAATCGTCGCCGCCTTCAAAGCGATCCCCGGCCAAATGGCCGCGATCGGCACAGATATTATTGATGGCCTCTATAGCGGCATTCAGCAAAGGTGGAACGCCGTCAAAGGCGGCCTTTCCTCGATCGGCCATGGCGTCATCAATTTCATCAAAAACCCGCTCCAGACGCACTCGCCGTCGCGCGTCATGCATGAAATCGGCGGCTACGTCATTCAGGGCCTCGCCAATGGCATCATGGCCAACCAGCCTTTGGCATTGAGCGCCGCGCAAGAATCCGCCGGGGCGATCACAGGCGCCTTCAATGGCGTGCAGCAGATCGGCGGCACGATTTCCGGGATGCTTACCAGCGCGTTCCAGGGCCTTATAGACGGCTCCAAAAAGGTCAAGGACGTTCTGAAAGACCTTCTCGGCCAGCTGGCGCAAATGCTGGTGAACCAAGCGTTCCAAACGCTGTTCGGCGGCGGCGGTGGTGGGAGCGATCCATGGGCCGGCCTCCGCTCCGTACGCGGCGGCGGTGGTGGTGGAATCTTTGGCTTGATCGGCAGTCTGTTCGGCTTTGCCAATGGCGGCTCGTTCAAAGTCGGCGGGGCCGGCGGCGCCGATAGCCAGATTGTCGCCTTCCGCGCCTCGCCGAATGAGCGCGTCAGCGTCACCAAGCCGGGGCAGGAGACGCGGCACGGTGCCCCGGTCGCGGTCCAGGTCGGCGTGACTGTCGATGATGACGGCAGAATTCGCGCCTATGTGACCGACATGGGCTCCAAGGCGGCGCAGACGGGCGCGGCAATG
It encodes:
- a CDS encoding head-tail connector protein, with the protein product MLVPTHRPVLVTPPAAPPVSLADVKQALHVEHTEDDGRLQDEIDAAVAHYEGPDGILGGVILSEQQWRQDFDRVEQKLLLPLRPVGDIVSVIWKDEDGAESTIGDTNYALLTDAAGRSYVRFHDSYELPNYLYEVAGASVEFAAGYETVPADIKTAIIVRVQLQYDEVASANGQNLERVEANLIRKYRRPGIA
- a CDS encoding phage head closure protein, giving the protein MAIAAGDLREKITIERASYVPNEFNEPVETWAPYISRRARREDSGSGEKEAAGQVGAFLMARFAIRRDALVDGIKPADRISYDGAHWNIKEMKQLRDNTRFLEITAVKDLG
- a CDS encoding HK97-gp10 family putative phage morphogenesis protein encodes the protein MAGVRVSIEGLKQLDQALAELPKATGKAVLRRTLIKAGEPLADDMRAEAPDDPATGGNDLRSSIGVGTKLSKRQAKLHRKEFKNDKASAEVFVGAGPVPHAHLQEFGTSRHGPQPFARPAWDAGKNQVLDTIKDELAVQITKAAQRLARKAARLAAKG
- the gp17 gene encoding tail completion protein gp17, which codes for MEEAITALLSGVAGGRRFWTRAPQKQADGSAMPRPYVVLFRIDGVPSYHYRGRDLISSRIQANCYSDTFTSAKQTARALIAAVEGHSAGIIQGIFIEDAGRDVTASDPGEVTPLFAIAVEFTVIHSA
- a CDS encoding phage tail tube protein, which gives rise to MVTAAAIGWSTTYEIWDASLTTPAFAFVAEVNSVTPGAAEVDRIDATHMQSPNRRREYIAGLIDNGEASFEMNFVPGSASDVLIRGLLDSGASVQHRITFPNGHRVTYNAVITGYEKEIPVDDKMTATVTVAVSGAETWDEAP
- a CDS encoding GTA-gp10 family protein — its product is MANPHRGSVAFNVGDRAYTLSFSINAICELEELLGQPVPQIAATLNKPEDIRMTTVRALIWAALRDYHEEVDLKEAGAIASEAGMPAVMEAIGRAFQLAFPEAADNANPRKAPARKPGRAA
- a CDS encoding phage tail tape measure protein, producing the protein MTSAVIGALRVNLGLDSAAFQDGLKKAQSGLSRFGSMAKTGLIAGAAAAAAGLAAFGVSVKGAIDAADDMSKMAQKIGIPIEELSRLKYVADLSGVSMQTLATGVRKLSVNMTDALAKPTSEVAAAFQKLGIELTNADGSMRSSQDILVQLSDKFAAMPDAAEKTALAMKLLGKSGAEMIPLLNGGSAALSQMMAEADSFGQVFTKEMGANAEAFNDNISRLTGVIGNLAARVATQLLPHMVAFSEWLVQNAPAIANFAVKMVEFGAGVAELGMAIGKLGQDIYALVTGAWAEFEAAWNRIIEKRNQLVAAMQSFGQEVIAAFMALPARMAEVGGQIIDGLWNAIKARWEVVKAGLAAFGHEIVAAFKAIPGQMAAIGTDIIDGLYSGIQQRWNAVKGGLSSIGHGVINFIKNPLQTHSPSRVMHEIGGYVIQGLANGIMANQPLALSAAQESAGAITGAFNGVQQIGGTISGMLTSAFQGLIDGSKKVKDVLKDLLGQLAQMLVNQAFQTLFGGGGGGSDPWAGLRSVRGGGGGGIFGLIGSLFGFANGGSFKVGGAGGADSQIVAFRASPNERVSVTKPGQETRHGAPVAVQVGVTVDDDGRIRAYVTDMGSKAAQTGAAMAVRQVKSSMPHLIANAQSRSM